The following is a genomic window from Pseudomonas lurida.
CCTGCTGCAGGACAATCGCAAACAGCAACGCGCCTTCGAAGACCTGACGCGCTTGTGGGACAGCCAGCAACAGCTGGACCAGCACGCCGCCGCCCTCACGCAAAAACTGACGGCCGCCGCGCAACAACGCGAGCAACTGAACCAGACCGGCCTGCAAACCAAGGCGGAACTGACCGTTGCCGAGCAGACGCTGACCGTGACCAAACAGCTGTTGGAGCGCCAGCGCCTTGCCCGTAGCGCGAGCGTCGAGGAGTTACGCGAGCAGTTGCAGGATGACCAGCCCTGCCCAGTGTGCGGCAGCCATGAACACCCGTATCACCAGCCCGAAGCCCTGCTGCAAAGCCTCGGTCGCCATGACGAAAACGAAGAAGCCTCGGCGCAGAAAGTCGTGGACTCCCTCAAGGAAAAACTCACCGAGCTGCGCGGCGAAGTGGGTGGCCTGATCGCCCAGCAGAAGGAATACCTGCAGCAGCAAGAGCAACTGATTGCGCAACAGCAAGCCCTCAAGCCGAGCCTGGACGCGCACCCACTGGCTACCGCGCTGTTCAATCAGGACGCAGCCAAGCGCGGCGCCTGGCTTGATCAACAGCTGGGCCAACTGACCCAAAGCATCGCCCAGGACGAACAACGCCAGGGCGCCCTGCTCAACCTGCAACAAAATGCCGGGCGCCTGCAGCAGCAGTTGCAAGCCGCCCAGGAAGCAAGCCAGCAGGCCCGTCAATTGCTGCTCGACCAGCAGCGCGAATTGGCCACCGACCGCGAACGCCTTGAGCAGGAGCTCAACGCGTTCACCAACCTGTTACCGGCACACACCCTGGAAGGTTTGCGCACCGAGCCGGCAGCCACCTTCATGCAGTTAGACCAGCAAGTCAGCCAGCGCCTTGAACAGTTGGGCCATCAACGTGACGAGCTGGCCGAGCAACAAGAACGCCAGCAGGCGATCGAGAAGGAGCAGACCCATCAGCAGCATCGCCAGCAACAGCTCGATACGCTGATTCAGCAGGTCACCGAGCTCACCGTCCAGCAGCAGACAGCCCAGGAAAAGCTCAGCGCGTTGCTCGGCGAGCACAGCAGCGCCGAGCAATGGCAACACCACCTGGATCAGGCGGTGACTCAGTCACGCCAAAGCGAGAGCGATGCCAGCAAACAGCTGCAAGAACTCCATAACGCGCTGATCCAGCTGGCCGCCGACCTCAAGGCCCTGCAGGAACGCCAGCAGGCGTTGCAGGCCGAACAATACGCCCTCGACACGCGTATCAACGAATGGCGCGCCCTGCACCCGGAACTCGACGACGCCGGCCTCGACCGCTTGCTCGGCTACGATGACGCCCAGGTCAACCAACTGCGCCAGCAGCTGCAGCACAGCGAAAAAGCCGTCGAACAGGCCAAGGTGTTGCTGCAAGAGCGCGAACAACGCCTCGCCGAACACCAGGCCCTGCACAACGGCAACCTCGACGCCGAGGCACTGGACAGTGCCCTAGCCACGTTCAACCAGCAGGTGGTTGAGAGCGAGAAACAGTGTGCCGAGTTGCGCGCGCGCCAATCCGAAGACCAGCGCCGCCAGGATGCCAACCAGGCCTTTGCCGAGCAGATCGCCAAGGCCTATGACGAGTGGCAACGCTGGGCACGCCTGAATGCACTGATCGGCTCGGCCACCGGCGACACCTTCCGCAAGATCGCCCAGGCCTACAACCTCGACTTGCTGGTGCACCACGCCAACGTGCAACTGCGCCAGCTGGTGCGCCGCTACCGCCTCAAGCGCGGTGGCAGCATGCTCGGCCTGTTGGTGATGGACACGGAAATGGGCGATGAGCTGCGCTCGGTGCATTCGTTGTCCGGCGGCGAAACCTTCCTGGTGTCCCTGGCGCTGGCTTTGGGCCTGGCGTCGATGGCCTCGAGCACACTGAAGATCGAGTCGCTGTTTATCGATGAAGGCTTCGGTAGCCTGGATCCGGAATCGCTGCAATTGGCAATGGACGCGCTGGACGGCTTGCAGGCCCAAGGGCGCAAGGTGGCGGTCATCTCCCATGTGCAGGAAATGCACGAGCGCATCCCGGTGCAGATCCAGGTCAAGCGCCAGGGGAATGGCCTGAGTACCCTGGAGGTCAAGTGAACGAGACGCTGCTGTATTCGTTCCGGCGCTGCCCGTATGCGATGCGTGCGC
Proteins encoded in this region:
- a CDS encoding SbcC/MukB-like Walker B domain-containing protein, with the translated sequence MKILAIRLKNLASLAGPFEIDFTAEPLASAGLFAITGPTGAGKSTLLDALCLALFGAVPRLGDTGQAKMPDADSDISIGDPRTLLRRGTGGGYAEVDFVGVNGRRYRARWEANRARDKASGKLQNSRQSLFDLDSDQLLASQKTEYKTQLELALGLNFEQFTRAVLLAQSEFSAFLKANDNERSELLEKLTDTALYTQLGRRAFDKAKEARDAHKQLQDQATGVVPLAPEARVELDQQFDAAQHHLKTQQAQLKQLELQHTWLKELREWQERQRDATEQLQRAQQDWDNQAPQRQDLSRLDQLAPHRHQFARQAELSTLLAPLAAQIQLHSQRQTDLHTRQAQAQQQQATAQSALATALKHQGDAVPLLRQAFEAQSTLAHLTKELAKRTEDQQQQGNACTEGQSLLNGLLEKQQHVAERLQRLATELDHSAALAPLSEAWSAYRDRLQQLMLIGNRLNKGQAELPQLEQRATDAAEQFTRQREALDLLYQEAGAEPHAVAEQIQLLASLLQDNRKQQRAFEDLTRLWDSQQQLDQHAAALTQKLTAAAQQREQLNQTGLQTKAELTVAEQTLTVTKQLLERQRLARSASVEELREQLQDDQPCPVCGSHEHPYHQPEALLQSLGRHDENEEASAQKVVDSLKEKLTELRGEVGGLIAQQKEYLQQQEQLIAQQQALKPSLDAHPLATALFNQDAAKRGAWLDQQLGQLTQSIAQDEQRQGALLNLQQNAGRLQQQLQAAQEASQQARQLLLDQQRELATDRERLEQELNAFTNLLPAHTLEGLRTEPAATFMQLDQQVSQRLEQLGHQRDELAEQQERQQAIEKEQTHQQHRQQQLDTLIQQVTELTVQQQTAQEKLSALLGEHSSAEQWQHHLDQAVTQSRQSESDASKQLQELHNALIQLAADLKALQERQQALQAEQYALDTRINEWRALHPELDDAGLDRLLGYDDAQVNQLRQQLQHSEKAVEQAKVLLQEREQRLAEHQALHNGNLDAEALDSALATFNQQVVESEKQCAELRARQSEDQRRQDANQAFAEQIAKAYDEWQRWARLNALIGSATGDTFRKIAQAYNLDLLVHHANVQLRQLVRRYRLKRGGSMLGLLVMDTEMGDELRSVHSLSGGETFLVSLALALGLASMASSTLKIESLFIDEGFGSLDPESLQLAMDALDGLQAQGRKVAVISHVQEMHERIPVQIQVKRQGNGLSTLEVK